From Leptospira sp. WS58.C1, one genomic window encodes:
- a CDS encoding iron chaperone: MDKIKNTFQSIDEYIKTFPEEVQAILQELRKTIRETAPDANEKISYQIPTFYLNGNLVHFAAYKNHIGFYPGASGIAKFKKEIDKYKNAKGSVQFPIDQPLPFDLVRKIVKFRVGEFKKKVPKKTKKK; the protein is encoded by the coding sequence ATGGATAAGATAAAAAACACATTCCAATCGATTGACGAATACATTAAAACTTTCCCGGAAGAGGTCCAGGCCATTCTTCAGGAACTCCGAAAAACGATTCGAGAGACGGCTCCGGACGCTAACGAGAAGATCAGTTACCAAATCCCAACTTTCTATCTGAACGGGAATCTTGTACATTTTGCAGCTTATAAAAATCATATCGGCTTTTATCCGGGAGCGAGCGGGATCGCTAAATTTAAGAAAGAGATCGATAAATACAAAAATGCAAAAGGTTCCGTTCAATTCCCGATCGATCAACCTTTACCTTTTGATCTGGTACGCAAGATCGTAAAATTCAGGGTGGGAGAATTTAAGAAGAAGGTCCCTAAAAAAACAAAAAAGAAATGA
- a CDS encoding DUF1801 domain-containing protein: protein MNKEVQKYNHSQTKVEKEICDILSQEINLHLPKAENKIWHAHPVWFLDGNPIVGYSKLKNCIRLLFWSGQSFDEEGLAPEGSFKAAEIRYTSPDQINKKDLKRWVNKAKKIQWDYKNIVKRKGVLERLK, encoded by the coding sequence ATGAATAAAGAAGTCCAAAAATATAATCATTCTCAAACCAAAGTTGAAAAAGAGATTTGTGATATTCTTTCCCAAGAAATTAATCTTCATCTTCCTAAAGCGGAAAATAAAATTTGGCATGCTCATCCGGTTTGGTTCTTGGATGGGAATCCGATCGTAGGTTATAGTAAACTTAAAAATTGTATTCGATTGCTCTTTTGGAGCGGGCAATCCTTCGATGAAGAAGGTTTGGCTCCCGAAGGAAGTTTTAAAGCGGCGGAAATCCGATATACGAGTCCCGATCAAATAAACAAAAAAGACTTAAAACGATGGGTGAATAAAGCAAAAAAAATCCAGTGGGACTATAAGAATATAGTAAAACGAAAAGGGGTTTTAGAAAGATTAAAATAA
- a CDS encoding MmcQ/YjbR family DNA-binding protein, translating to MISLDKVRKLALALPGTNEEPHFEKISFRVNKKIFATVDQENKKIVLKFDLNDQDFFSLASKGSVYPIENKWGQQGWTCVEMKSTDLALFEDMLVVSYCGVAPKRLVEAVRQNLKPRKKTLN from the coding sequence ATGATTTCCTTAGACAAAGTAAGAAAGCTTGCATTAGCTCTCCCTGGAACAAATGAAGAACCCCATTTTGAAAAAATTTCGTTTAGAGTTAATAAAAAAATTTTCGCAACGGTGGATCAGGAAAATAAAAAGATCGTTCTTAAATTTGATCTGAACGATCAGGACTTCTTCTCATTAGCCTCTAAAGGCTCCGTCTATCCCATAGAAAATAAATGGGGGCAACAGGGCTGGACTTGCGTTGAAATGAAGTCCACAGATTTGGCTTTATTCGAAGATATGTTAGTCGTTTCGTATTGTGGTGTTGCTCCAAAACGACTTGTAGAAGCTGTTAGACAAAATCTAAAGCCCCGTAAAAAGACTTTAAATTAA
- a CDS encoding RNA recognition motif domain-containing protein — protein MSSKLFVGGLSWSTTDQTLRQVFEVHGAIQEANVVVDRETGKSRGFGFVTFSDQDSAQTAVAELNGKDIDGRNIVVSVAEERSRSDRNKNNNRKPSRNRW, from the coding sequence ATGTCATCTAAATTGTTTGTAGGCGGCCTAAGCTGGTCAACTACTGATCAAACCTTACGCCAAGTATTTGAAGTTCATGGCGCCATTCAAGAAGCCAATGTAGTAGTTGATCGCGAAACCGGTAAGTCTCGAGGATTCGGTTTTGTTACCTTTTCTGATCAAGATTCCGCTCAAACAGCTGTCGCAGAGCTCAACGGGAAAGATATAGACGGACGTAATATTGTGGTTTCCGTTGCGGAAGAAAGATCAAGGTCTGATCGCAACAAGAATAACAATAGAAAGCCTAGTCGCAATCGTTGGTAA
- a CDS encoding YiiX family permuted papain-like enzyme, translated as MLFASFWNLKAEQIKSSDLMEGDIIFHESNSEQAKAIKAATKSRYTHVGIIFKYDNDYKVLEAVEPVRITPLSSFIKRGRKNHFVIKRLKDREKVLTNITIQGMKEYGDSLLGRHYDIYFGWQDDRIYCTELIWKLYDKFTGKKLGDLKTLKDFDLSSSNVQYLMKKRYGNNIPYSEPVISPADMFNSAELITVISYN; from the coding sequence ATCCTTTTTGCATCTTTCTGGAATTTGAAAGCTGAGCAGATTAAATCTTCTGATTTGATGGAAGGGGATATTATATTCCACGAATCAAACTCTGAACAAGCTAAAGCAATTAAAGCGGCGACTAAATCAAGATATACCCATGTAGGAATCATTTTTAAATATGATAATGACTATAAGGTTCTTGAAGCCGTTGAACCTGTAAGAATTACTCCTTTGTCTTCTTTCATTAAAAGAGGTCGGAAAAATCACTTTGTTATCAAGCGTCTTAAAGATCGCGAAAAAGTATTAACAAATATTACAATACAAGGAATGAAAGAGTACGGAGATTCTCTGTTAGGCAGACATTATGATATTTATTTTGGCTGGCAAGATGATCGTATTTATTGTACTGAATTGATCTGGAAATTGTACGATAAATTTACCGGTAAGAAATTAGGTGATTTAAAGACTTTGAAAGATTTTGATCTATCATCATCAAATGTACAGTATTTAATGAAAAAGAGATATGGGAATAATATTCCTTACTCCGAACCTGTAATTTCTCCCGCTGATATGTTTAATTCGGCGGAGTTGATTACTGTAATCAGTTATAATTAG
- a CDS encoding VOC family protein, which yields MKKMITNLIAAILALSLLQCVNKQNKMNSYISIFEIPAKDLKKAITFYESILDIKIEKMELQGIKMGVLPYENQQVTGLIVEAQGYEPSTNGITVYLNAGEDLQIILDKIVKNGGKILIPKTPHADGNGFFAIFIDSEGNKMGLNSEK from the coding sequence ATGAAAAAAATGATCACAAATTTAATTGCTGCAATTTTGGCTTTGAGTCTATTGCAATGCGTCAATAAGCAGAATAAAATGAACAGTTATATCAGTATTTTTGAGATACCAGCAAAAGATCTCAAAAAGGCTATAACTTTTTATGAGTCCATTTTGGATATTAAAATAGAAAAAATGGAATTACAAGGAATAAAAATGGGTGTTTTGCCCTATGAAAATCAACAAGTTACAGGTTTAATTGTTGAAGCACAAGGTTATGAGCCTTCCACTAATGGCATAACCGTATACCTAAATGCCGGAGAAGATCTTCAGATCATTCTAGATAAAATTGTTAAGAATGGAGGGAAAATTCTAATCCCCAAAACTCCTCATGCAGATGGAAATGGTTTTTTTGCGATTTTTATTGACAGTGAAGGAAATAAAATGGGGCTGAATTCTGAAAAGTAA
- a CDS encoding helix-turn-helix domain-containing protein, protein MEYKTFLPHRDLELFINCYWTLIVPASIETTKQRIIPDGLIEMAFILGDDIKRYTSADEFIIQPRALVLGQTMEEFYIEPTGYVNTFSIRFYPYGFAHLVKTELNRLTDKETPLANLFPKNDADELENLIINARDTKHRIEIIESFLRSYISKPLVYDDLVKNTIDEIILSLGSKPIKAIIEDKVSLRRKLERKFLKYVGVSPKQLGRLIRFQAALKLVLSEDPESFTSIAHQFDYHDQSHFIKDFKDFTGLNPKEFLNNEHMKLSSIFYK, encoded by the coding sequence ATGGAATACAAAACTTTTCTTCCTCACAGGGATCTGGAATTATTTATAAATTGCTATTGGACTTTAATAGTCCCAGCATCTATAGAAACAACGAAACAGCGTATTATTCCTGATGGATTAATTGAAATGGCTTTTATACTTGGCGATGACATCAAAAGATATACTAGTGCAGATGAATTTATTATCCAGCCTCGAGCTTTGGTATTGGGACAAACTATGGAGGAATTTTACATTGAACCTACAGGTTATGTTAATACTTTCTCTATTCGCTTTTATCCTTATGGATTCGCCCATCTAGTAAAAACAGAATTAAATAGATTGACGGATAAAGAAACTCCACTTGCTAATTTATTCCCAAAAAATGATGCAGATGAGTTGGAAAATTTGATTATAAATGCAAGAGATACTAAACATAGAATTGAGATTATTGAGAGTTTTCTCAGATCATATATAAGCAAACCATTAGTTTATGATGATTTAGTAAAAAATACTATCGATGAAATTATACTTAGTCTTGGTAGTAAGCCAATCAAAGCCATCATTGAAGATAAAGTTTCATTAAGAAGGAAACTAGAAAGAAAATTCCTTAAATACGTTGGTGTAAGTCCAAAACAATTGGGTAGATTAATAAGATTTCAAGCAGCTCTGAAATTAGTCTTAAGTGAAGATCCAGAATCATTCACAAGCATAGCTCATCAGTTTGATTATCATGATCAATCTCATTTTATCAAAGACTTTAAAGATTTTACTGGTCTTAATCCGAAAGAATTCTTAAATAATGAACATATGAAACTTTCTTCAATTTTTTATAAATAA
- a CDS encoding type II toxin-antitoxin system death-on-curing family toxin: MKKEPRWLNKKIVEAIHLDQVKQHGGSQGIRDQGLLESALDRPKNKWAYDSSSSIFDFAASLCIGIAKNHPFIDGNKRVAYMTTYVFLGLNGYSVEVPEEEVVSIMLRVAEGSIDEINLSTWLKDSSNPRK, translated from the coding sequence ATGAAGAAAGAGCCTAGATGGTTAAATAAGAAAATCGTCGAAGCAATTCATTTAGATCAAGTTAAACAGCATGGTGGATCTCAGGGGATCCGAGACCAAGGACTTTTGGAATCGGCTCTTGATCGCCCAAAGAATAAATGGGCATATGATTCATCCTCTAGTATTTTTGATTTCGCTGCTTCATTATGCATAGGAATAGCCAAGAATCATCCGTTCATTGATGGGAATAAACGTGTCGCTTACATGACAACGTACGTATTTCTCGGATTGAATGGGTATAGTGTAGAAGTGCCAGAAGAAGAAGTCGTATCGATTATGCTTCGAGTTGCAGAAGGAAGCATAGATGAAATCAATTTATCAACTTGGTTAAAAGATAGTTCAAATCCTCGTAAGTAG
- a CDS encoding AbrB/MazE/SpoVT family DNA-binding domain-containing protein has product MDASSVKKTTIRAIGNSAGATIPKVLLEKYNFHEGDTVFLLETEAGILLSPYDPDFEGAMDIYQEGSKKYRNALRELAK; this is encoded by the coding sequence ATGGATGCTTCATCAGTAAAAAAGACAACAATTCGGGCAATAGGGAATTCCGCTGGAGCTACAATTCCTAAAGTACTTCTGGAAAAGTATAATTTCCATGAAGGGGATACAGTTTTTCTTTTGGAAACTGAAGCAGGCATTCTTTTATCTCCATACGATCCTGATTTTGAAGGGGCTATGGACATTTACCAAGAAGGCTCTAAAAAATACCGTAATGCTTTAAGAGAATTGGCTAAATGA
- a CDS encoding DUF2442 domain-containing protein: MISSVSEAKAQKIWFDEDNLWLSLYDGRTLSVPLAYFPRLRKASKEQLQKYEISGGGIGLHWDDIDEDISVPGLLLGNGDLTQHNKIA; the protein is encoded by the coding sequence ATGATTTCTTCGGTATCTGAAGCAAAGGCCCAAAAGATTTGGTTTGATGAAGATAATCTTTGGTTATCTCTATATGATGGCAGAACTCTATCAGTACCTCTCGCATACTTTCCTAGATTAAGAAAAGCTAGTAAAGAGCAACTTCAAAAGTATGAAATTAGCGGGGGAGGGATAGGGCTTCATTGGGATGATATCGATGAAGATATTAGTGTCCCTGGCTTACTTCTCGGTAATGGTGATCTTACCCAGCACAATAAGATCGCATAA
- a CDS encoding AbrB/MazE/SpoVT family DNA-binding domain-containing protein: protein MKLRSKITSKYQITIPKEIRDSLKLSMEDVIEWSIDEQGIHIESANKPFLKYKGFLNKGSTDIKSDIKKAWEERAKRYSK, encoded by the coding sequence ATGAAGCTTAGGTCTAAAATAACTTCAAAATACCAAATCACCATTCCCAAAGAAATCCGAGACTCCCTGAAACTGTCCATGGAAGATGTAATCGAGTGGTCGATTGATGAACAAGGGATTCATATAGAATCTGCCAATAAGCCCTTTCTAAAATATAAAGGCTTCCTCAACAAAGGGTCTACTGATATTAAATCGGATATTAAGAAAGCTTGGGAAGAAAGAGCTAAAAGATATTCTAAATGA
- a CDS encoding type II toxin-antitoxin system VapC family toxin — MKLILDTNCYISFLNKRNQEQHEKMVSFWERISRLEYEVILTSHNISEIVFVFKSIYSVEQKDINQIIQDLIANPGVSFQPAYFPETILSLWPKNIKDYGDAVLAAASKTLEAKIVTFDQEFSKSLKKLNLDPHHI; from the coding sequence ATGAAACTCATTTTAGATACTAATTGTTACATTTCATTTTTAAATAAAAGAAACCAAGAACAGCATGAGAAAATGGTTTCTTTTTGGGAAAGAATCTCTCGATTAGAATATGAAGTCATACTGACCTCTCATAATATTTCCGAAATTGTTTTCGTTTTCAAAAGCATTTATTCAGTTGAGCAAAAAGATATTAATCAAATTATACAGGATCTTATCGCAAATCCAGGAGTTTCCTTCCAGCCAGCTTATTTTCCAGAAACTATATTATCCTTATGGCCTAAAAATATTAAAGACTATGGTGATGCGGTTTTAGCTGCTGCAAGCAAAACATTGGAAGCCAAAATAGTGACTTTTGACCAGGAATTCAGTAAATCTTTAAAAAAGTTAAATCTGGATCCCCATCATATCTGA
- a CDS encoding CopG family antitoxin, which translates to MRKEYDFSKSKKNPYLKKLKKPITIRVDVDTIGYFKSLSDKTGIPYQNLINLYLAECASKHKKIDLS; encoded by the coding sequence ATGAGAAAAGAATACGATTTTTCAAAATCAAAGAAAAACCCTTACTTAAAGAAATTGAAAAAGCCTATTACAATCAGAGTGGACGTTGATACAATAGGATACTTCAAAAGCCTATCCGATAAAACAGGTATTCCTTATCAAAATCTAATCAATCTGTATTTAGCCGAATGTGCTTCGAAACACAAAAAAATCGATCTTTCCTGA
- a CDS encoding DUF6713 family protein, which produces MENIYFCIAISFLFIHELDAIKAKEWKLFIILRDLKEEQAYSIWLAMHLPVFLFPLLILSNFMDPYTILIYKIGLDIFLIFHLFLHFLFRNHKEYQFKSLQSNLYIAFTAIFAIFDLTFT; this is translated from the coding sequence ATGGAAAATATTTATTTTTGTATCGCTATCTCTTTCCTATTTATTCACGAGCTTGATGCTATAAAAGCAAAAGAATGGAAGCTCTTTATCATTCTTCGAGACTTAAAAGAAGAACAAGCATATTCAATTTGGCTTGCTATGCATTTACCAGTCTTTCTATTTCCTTTATTAATTTTATCAAATTTTATGGATCCATACACTATATTAATTTATAAAATCGGGTTAGATATCTTCCTTATTTTTCATTTGTTTTTACATTTCCTATTTCGGAATCATAAAGAATATCAATTTAAGTCTTTGCAATCGAATCTCTATATTGCTTTCACAGCTATATTTGCTATATTTGATCTAACTTTCACTTAA
- a CDS encoding Crp/Fnr family transcriptional regulator, which translates to MKKENIEILLKDNGEVLNLKPKSKIIKPDEFNKNFFFIKSGILYQYYIVKGKKHVFRLIEPNDFCESITILRGDKNNFEYIETITEVSLIKFDYNKLIKIMNNNLELSNFFREILEDFLYFQEIRIQKFLSLSPMERYQDFVRENYEKFGKFSDNIIASYLGMTKESLSRFRNRKS; encoded by the coding sequence ATGAAAAAAGAAAACATTGAAATTTTATTAAAAGATAATGGAGAAGTTTTAAATCTAAAGCCAAAAAGTAAAATAATAAAGCCAGATGAATTTAATAAGAACTTCTTCTTTATAAAATCTGGAATTTTATATCAATATTATATAGTTAAAGGGAAAAAGCATGTTTTCAGGTTAATTGAACCCAATGACTTTTGCGAATCGATCACTATCTTACGAGGTGATAAAAACAATTTTGAATACATTGAGACTATTACGGAAGTATCACTCATTAAATTTGATTATAACAAGCTTATCAAGATTATGAATAACAATCTGGAATTATCAAATTTCTTTCGTGAAATTCTTGAAGATTTTTTATATTTCCAAGAAATTAGAATTCAAAAATTCTTATCCTTAAGTCCTATGGAGCGTTACCAAGATTTTGTAAGAGAAAATTATGAGAAATTTGGGAAATTCTCTGACAATATCATTGCGTCTTATTTAGGAATGACTAAAGAATCCTTAAGCCGCTTTCGAAATAGAAAAAGTTGA
- a CDS encoding toxin-antitoxin system, antitoxin component: MKKHYDFSKGKKGIFFIKDKRDIHLPIYLDEDIEEYFSKIASSKGKDINSIINKVLKKELELQKELSI, encoded by the coding sequence ATGAAAAAACATTATGACTTCTCTAAAGGTAAAAAAGGGATCTTTTTTATAAAAGATAAGAGAGATATACATCTTCCGATATACCTCGATGAAGATATTGAAGAATATTTTTCCAAAATTGCTTCTTCTAAGGGCAAAGATATAAATTCGATCATTAACAAAGTTCTTAAGAAAGAACTCGAACTTCAGAAAGAACTTTCCATTTAA
- a CDS encoding BrnT family toxin, producing MLFEWDDKKNSSNLKKHQISFEQASQVFLDKDAIYILDENHSENEERWLVLGKAENFTIIVVVFVDKSNKNEEKLRIISARKADKLEEKEYFQRIGKD from the coding sequence ATGCTCTTCGAATGGGATGACAAAAAGAACTCTTCAAATCTTAAGAAGCATCAAATATCATTTGAACAAGCCTCTCAAGTTTTTCTAGATAAAGATGCGATCTATATTCTGGATGAAAATCATTCTGAAAATGAAGAAAGATGGCTTGTGCTCGGGAAAGCTGAAAATTTTACTATAATCGTGGTTGTTTTTGTAGACAAATCCAATAAAAATGAAGAGAAATTAAGAATAATTTCGGCGAGAAAAGCTGACAAATTGGAAGAAAAAGAATATTTCCAAAGAATAGGCAAAGACTAA
- a CDS encoding type II toxin-antitoxin system PemK/MazF family toxin, which translates to MVVSQYEVYLINLDPTIGHEIRKSRPCVIVSPNEMNKFISTVIIAPMTTKSHSYPTRIELTFQSKKGWIVLDQIRTVDKVRLVKKLGKIESKTVTKVKQVIQEMLVD; encoded by the coding sequence ATGGTAGTTTCTCAATACGAAGTTTATTTGATCAATTTAGACCCGACTATTGGACATGAAATAAGAAAATCAAGACCCTGTGTTATAGTATCACCGAATGAGATGAATAAGTTCATTAGTACGGTTATTATTGCACCGATGACTACCAAATCTCATTCATATCCAACGAGAATTGAGTTAACATTTCAAAGCAAGAAGGGTTGGATAGTTTTAGATCAAATTCGAACAGTTGATAAGGTTCGTTTGGTTAAAAAGCTCGGTAAGATTGAATCAAAAACTGTTACCAAAGTTAAACAAGTTATCCAAGAAATGTTGGTAGACTAA
- a CDS encoding AbrB/MazE/SpoVT family DNA-binding domain-containing protein, with product MRASVVKIGNSKGIRIPKAVLEECHIEEEVDLLIDKNKIIIVPLKAKPRDGWEKQFKAMPERKEDKLIIPDSIDLSTKDWEW from the coding sequence ATGAGAGCTTCTGTAGTCAAAATAGGCAATTCAAAAGGTATTAGAATACCTAAGGCAGTTCTGGAAGAATGCCATATTGAAGAAGAAGTGGACTTACTTATAGATAAGAATAAAATCATTATAGTTCCTCTAAAAGCCAAACCCAGAGATGGTTGGGAAAAGCAGTTTAAAGCAATGCCTGAAAGAAAAGAAGACAAATTGATTATTCCAGATTCTATAGATTTATCCACTAAGGATTGGGAATGGTAG
- a CDS encoding PIN domain-containing protein: MNRILLDSSVWIEYFRNSNSSISAEVDELIDRENIYTNDLILAELIPFLKLRKQSKIITSLEAIERFPLEIDWEQIIEYQISNLRNGINKVGIPDLIIAQNVIQNKAMLFTLDKHFKLMSKNIKLKVY, translated from the coding sequence ATGAATCGTATTCTGTTGGATTCATCAGTTTGGATCGAATATTTCAGGAATAGTAATTCATCAATTTCGGCAGAAGTGGACGAGTTGATTGATAGAGAGAATATTTACACTAATGATCTCATATTAGCAGAATTAATTCCTTTTCTTAAATTACGAAAACAATCAAAGATAATTACTTCCTTAGAGGCTATTGAACGATTTCCATTAGAAATTGATTGGGAACAAATAATTGAATATCAAATTTCGAATCTTAGAAATGGGATAAATAAAGTTGGAATTCCAGATTTGATAATTGCTCAGAATGTGATCCAAAATAAGGCAATGCTTTTTACGTTGGACAAACATTTTAAGCTAATGAGTAAGAACATCAAACTAAAAGTTTACTAA
- a CDS encoding type II toxin-antitoxin system VapB family antitoxin, whose translation MRTTVDIPEELFLEAMRLTHLKTKTDVIKEGLASLIRREKLKDLKKYKGSVNLEINLDNLRKR comes from the coding sequence ATGAGAACTACCGTAGATATTCCTGAAGAATTGTTTTTAGAAGCAATGAGGTTGACTCATTTGAAAACTAAGACAGATGTAATTAAAGAAGGGCTTGCTTCTTTAATTAGAAGAGAAAAGTTAAAAGATCTTAAAAAGTATAAAGGATCTGTTAATCTCGAAATTAATTTAGATAATTTACGGAAGCGATGA
- a CDS encoding HigA family addiction module antitoxin, with protein MNKRKPTHPGEILLEDIIKPLGLTITEAAKDLGISRKTLSEIVNCKSPVTPEMAVRIAIATNTSAESWLSMQTKLDLWTAMQERPKNIIKFPISA; from the coding sequence ATGAATAAAAGAAAACCTACTCATCCCGGAGAAATTTTGCTAGAAGATATAATCAAACCCTTAGGATTAACTATAACTGAGGCTGCAAAAGATTTAGGAATATCTCGCAAGACACTATCAGAAATAGTGAATTGTAAAAGTCCAGTTACTCCAGAAATGGCAGTAAGAATAGCGATTGCAACGAACACGTCTGCTGAGAGTTGGTTAAGCATGCAGACAAAGTTAGATCTCTGGACTGCGATGCAAGAACGACCTAAGAATATAATAAAGTTTCCAATTTCTGCGTAA
- a CDS encoding type II toxin-antitoxin system RelE/ParE family toxin has translation MIISFRHKGLEQFFETGSKKGIQADHSNKLARILDRLDSSTSPKDMDLLAYRLHPLKGREKGRWSVWVNGNWRVTFEFEGENAIVVDYEDYH, from the coding sequence TTGATTATTTCCTTTAGACACAAAGGCCTTGAACAGTTTTTTGAAACTGGCAGTAAGAAAGGAATACAAGCAGATCATTCAAATAAACTAGCTAGGATTTTAGATAGGTTAGATTCTTCCACATCACCTAAAGATATGGATTTACTAGCGTATCGCTTGCATCCTCTGAAGGGTCGTGAAAAGGGTAGGTGGTCAGTCTGGGTAAATGGGAATTGGCGTGTCACCTTTGAATTTGAAGGTGAAAACGCGATAGTAGTCGATTATGAAGATTATCATTAG
- a CDS encoding putative toxin-antitoxin system toxin component, PIN family, with the protein MHKVLLDTNVYISAILFGGKPRLILEELISGKVIGYISDSILKEIELTLKKPKFKLTEEFISVILSEIEQITEKTTNISLSDYSGLRDRDDYHILESSLSAKVDYLITGDQDLLVLGNLKSLKIVSPEQYLNIDSEGASSD; encoded by the coding sequence ATGCATAAGGTTTTATTAGATACCAATGTTTATATATCTGCAATACTGTTTGGTGGGAAACCCAGGCTTATCTTAGAAGAACTCATTTCAGGCAAAGTAATAGGTTATATTTCTGATTCTATACTTAAAGAGATAGAATTGACCTTGAAGAAACCAAAATTCAAATTAACTGAAGAATTTATTTCAGTTATCTTATCTGAGATTGAACAAATTACTGAAAAAACTACAAATATTTCCTTATCAGATTACTCAGGACTTAGAGATCGGGACGATTACCATATACTGGAAAGTTCTCTTTCTGCGAAAGTTGATTATTTGATAACGGGTGATCAAGATTTACTTGTCTTAGGTAATTTAAAATCTCTCAAGATTGTTTCTCCGGAACAATATTTAAATATAGATAGCGAAGGGGCGTCCAGCGACTAA
- a CDS encoding CopG family ribbon-helix-helix protein: MNQTVNISFEQGLLKEIDKIAKRERRSRSELIREAARAYIEKKSKWEKIFAIGSAISKASNLTESSLIDEIKLIRKQKKTS, encoded by the coding sequence ATGAATCAAACTGTCAATATTTCATTCGAACAAGGTCTCTTAAAGGAAATAGATAAAATAGCTAAAAGAGAACGTAGGTCTCGATCTGAATTAATTAGAGAAGCCGCGCGTGCATATATTGAAAAGAAATCTAAATGGGAAAAAATTTTCGCAATTGGTTCAGCTATTTCTAAAGCTTCGAATTTGACAGAAAGTTCTCTTATCGATGAAATAAAACTTATCAGGAAGCAAAAGAAAACTTCCTAA
- a CDS encoding type II toxin-antitoxin system RelE/ParE family toxin has translation MAKEIIWSLRAKSDLQDIYDYIAKDSEVYALNVVNKIIDVVENIPGFPLMGRVVPEFNIENLRERLSGNYRIVYRISNSQNIEIVTIHHSARLLK, from the coding sequence ATGGCGAAAGAGATAATTTGGTCTCTCAGAGCCAAGTCAGATTTGCAAGATATTTATGACTATATTGCTAAAGATTCTGAAGTTTATGCATTAAACGTTGTAAATAAAATAATAGATGTCGTAGAGAATATACCAGGTTTTCCATTGATGGGCAGGGTTGTTCCTGAATTCAATATTGAAAATCTACGAGAACGGCTTTCCGGAAATTATCGGATAGTCTATAGAATTAGTAATTCTCAAAATATTGAAATCGTTACTATTCATCATTCAGCAAGATTGTTAAAATAA